One window of the Daphnia pulex isolate KAP4 chromosome 8, ASM2113471v1 genome contains the following:
- the LOC124200239 gene encoding GTP cyclohydrolase 1-like, which translates to MEAFKGSKPVAGAAVTNGDDPECKSITNGLRTIDVDNLRSSPRLNREDMLPSMVESYRSLLSDVGEDPCRQGLLKTPERAAKAFLFFTKGYEQTLEEVLNDAIFDENHDEMVVVKDIEMFSMCEHHLVPFIGKVSIGYLPNGKVLGLSKLARIVEIYSRRLQVQERLTKQIALAVCEAVTPHGVGVVVEATHMCMVMRGVQKINAKTVTSAMLGGFRDDSKTREEFLTFVRTP; encoded by the exons ATGGAAGCTTTCAAAGGCAGTAAGCCAGTAGCTGGAGCGGCTGTCACAAACGGAGATGATCCCGAGTGTAAATCCATCACTAATGGACTACGGACAATCG atGTCGATAATCTGCGGAGTTCTCCACGTCTGAATCGCGAGGACATGTTACCGTCAATGGTGGAGTCGTATCGTTCCTTGCTGTCCGATGTTGGGGAGGACCCATGTCGCCAAGGGCTGCTGAAAACGCCCGAGAGAGCGGCCAAagctttcctctttttcacAAAAGGATATGAACAGACGCTAGAAG AGGTTTTGAACGATGCCATTTTTGATGAAAACCACGACGAAATGGTCGTGGTCAAAGacattgaaatgttttccatgTGCGAACATCATTTGGTACCGTTCATCGGTAAAGTGTCCATCGGTTATTTGCCCAACGGCAAAGTTCTTGGACTGTCCAAATTGGCCAG GATTGTGGAGATCTACAGTCGTCGCTTACAAGTCCAGGAGAGGTTGACCAAACAAATTGCACTGGCCGTGTGTGAGGCGGTAACGCCCCACGGAGTCGGCGTTGTAGTAGAAGCAAC ACACATGTGTATGGTCATGCGGGGCGTTCAGAAGATCAACGCCAAGACAGTCACTTCCGCCATGTTGGGCGGATTCCGTGATGACTCCAAGACACGCGAAGAATTTCTAACTTTTGTGCGCACTCCTTGA
- the LOC124200240 gene encoding B9 domain-containing protein 2-like — protein MAELHLIGQIIGGTEFSEKSICCRWQLSSGENWRVLEGATEGQTQLDTPQIGSVSSWNHPLDVHWATRGLQGWPQIHLQIYHLDAYSRTNLIGYASASIPTRPGIHYIDAPAWRPLGTFTEELMRHFIGGGVELADAERIQNGADRSRLRTEATGRVYLEIGLVFRDFKKFGIEY, from the exons ATGGCAGAACTACATTTAATCGGGCAAATCATCGGCGGAACAGAGTTTTCCGAGAAATCAATTTGCTGTCGCTGGCAATTATCTTCAG GTGAAAATTGGCGTGTTCTAGAAGGAGCCACTGAAGGCCAGACGCAACTTGACACACCACAAATCGGTTCTGTGAGCAGCTGGAATCATCCACTGGACGTGCACTGGGCTACTCGAGGTCTTCAAGGCTGGCCGCAAATTCACCTACAGATTTACCACCTGGACGCTTACTCACGAACCAATTTGATAGGCTACGCATCTGCATCCATTCCTACACGTCCCGGCATCCACTACATCGACGCTCCGGCCTGGAGACCtttag gtaCATTCACTGAGGAGTTGATGCGTCATTTCATTGGCGGTGGAGTCGAGTTGGCTGACGCAGAGCGAATCCAAAACGGAGCCGATCGATCCCGTTTGAGAACTGAAGCCACCGGAAGAGTCTACTTGGAAATAGGATTAGTCTTCCGcgatttcaaaaagtttggcATCGAGTACTAg
- the LOC124200236 gene encoding tectonic-3-like, translated as MAKLPTLQLLFVILQFALLISKTFVFTQSATQSTAVDQSESNNQTDLNRKNQSSTDSTTAATPMSENLTNSLSTADINLDENIFLYLNTESSSESIPTTTVAPEQPESDPFDYNLFFCTCDLIGGECDVNCCCDPDCSQDDLRLLNGCWSPPSSYFDRYYCSPDPDRYGLVWNNTPEFRVQWSSRSGMFCIVTDNVPKKRLFEDQAPVTEDELFKHISPKLSGRWNDPESQEPSAGLEQWIYQPYYKQGSPIFTLHINGIVSVLNLPRSLNSASCNTAQTVHFLESDNDYQCSLPGEDRCRPTIRLEEWLANLAVFRLPSYSVSFNGNGNSSARWGDMDKLAPVVVRICENSYSECRSDLPAPEPSCRNSLTAVTLRITHNGTEGIRSVLADLLYTSASAGPVRFQTIHQSLAEMNRPSGGANNPLRTRSGNPGYLTGKPLLVAKLNSSSGEGAYQTLDVFPGTPKARLIRFGEDSYHAFRMNGIKMDNRTQWCANWSHFVLESFWGPQLQLLRLGAFGNVELNETEVSALWLAIRIQTEELSCFDSLIHGQLVVAYAKSGSYDQPQNKLLGAGLTLRSSGADCLVESSNRCSLQLSQTVSFVMSDSPTFMVLPQPPRWKIQLPHDFFYPFLLSSAGSVLLSPSITLPLFLVVVFYGR; from the exons atggccaaGTTACCCACCCTTCAGCTGCTATTCGTGATTCTACAATTTGCCCTGCTCATCTCCAAAACTTTCGTCTTTACCCAGTCCGCGACGCAAAGTACAGCAGTCGATCAATCTGAAAGTAATAACCAAACCGACTTGAATCGAAAAAACCAGTCGAGCACCGATTCGACGACGGCGGCGACACCTATGTCAGAGAATTTAACCAATTCCTTATCAACAGCAGATATAAATCTAGATGAGAATATTTTCCTTTATCTCAACACCGAGTCGTCGTCGGAATCCATTCCGACAACGACCGTCGCTCCCGAACAACCGGAATCGGATCCGTTCGATTACAATTTGTTCTTCTGCACTTGCGATTTGATTGGCGGAGAGTGTGACGTCAACTGCTGCTGCGATCCCGACTGCAGCCAGGACGACCTCCGCCTATTAAATGGCTGCTGGTCGCCGCCCAGTTCGTATTTCGACCGTTACTATTGCTCGCCGGATCCTGATCGTTACGGACTCGTATGGAACAATACGCCGGAATTCCGCGTCCAGTGGAGTTCTCGCAGCGGAATGTTCTGCATCGTCACAGACAACGTCCCTAAAAAGAGATTGTTCGAAGATCAAGCTCCCGTTACCGAAGATGAGCTTTTCAAGCACATCTCGCCCAAATTGTCCGGCAGATGGAACGATCCGGAGAGCCAAGAACCCAGTGCCGGATTGGAACAATGGATTTATCAGCCGTACTACAAGCAAGGGTCGCCCATCTTCACTCTCCATATCAACGGGATCGTTAGCGTCTTGA ATTTACCGCGTTCGCTCAATAGCGCTTCGTGCAACACGGCCCAAACGGTCCATTTCCTGGAATCTGATAACGATTACCAGTGCAGTCTGCCGGGCGAGGATCGATGCCGTCCAACGATTCGTCTTGAAGAATGGCTGGCCAATTTAGCTGTCTTCCGGCTTCCGTCTTATTCGGTCTCTTTCAACGGGAACGGCAATAGCAGCGCCCGATGGGGCGACATGGACAAGTTGGCGCCGGTGGTTGTTAGAATCTGCGAGAACTCTTATTCCGAATGCAGATCGGATCTTCCAGCACCTGAGCCCAGCTGTCGGAATTCGCTGACCGCCGTGACGTTGCGCATTACTCACAACGGGACAGAAGGCATCCGCTCCGTTTTGGCGGATCTGCTCTACACGTCGGCGTCGGCGGGACCGGTCCGTTTCCAAACGATCCATCAATCACTGGCCGAAATGAACCGACCGAGTGGCGGTGCGAATAATCCGCTGAGAACACGGTCGGGAAACCCTGGCTACCTGACGGGCAAACCCCTTCTGGTTGCCAAATTGAACTCGTCCAGCGGGGAAGGAGCTTACCAAACGCTGGACGTCTTCCCCGGCACGCCCAAAGCCCGGCTGATCCGATTTGGAGAGGACAGTTACCACGCTTTCCGTATGAATGGGATCAAGATGGACAACCGGACTCAATGGTGTGCAAACTGGAGCCACTTCGTCCTGGAATCTTTCTGGGGTCCGCAATTGCAACTGCTTCGCTTGGGGGCTTTCGGCAACGTCGAGTTGAACGAGACGGAAGTCTCCGCCCTGTGGCTGGCCATCAGGATCCAGACGGAAGAGCTGAGCTGCTTCGATTCGCTCATCCACGGCCAACTGGTCGTCGCCTACGCCAAATCGGGGTCGTACGACCAACCGCAGAACAAACTGCTGGGCGCTGGGTTGACGCTGAGGTCGTCCGGTGCGGATTGCCTCGTCGAATCGTCCAACAGGTGCTCCCTCCAGCTGAGTCAAACCGTTTCGTTCGTCATGTCGGATTCTCCCACGTTCATGGTTCTGCCTCAACCGCCCCGTTGGAAAATCCAGTTACCTCACGATTTCTTTTATCCCTTTCTTTTGTCCTCGGCCGGAAGCGTATTATTAAGTCCGTCCATCACGCTTCCTCTATTCCTCGTCGTCGTGTTTTATGGCCGTTAG